A window of Mustela erminea isolate mMusErm1 chromosome 19, mMusErm1.Pri, whole genome shotgun sequence genomic DNA:
TTGCCCATCAGTGCTGCACTAGCTGTGAGGATAATGCTCCTGCCACCAGCTACTGTGTGGAGTGCTCTGAGCCGCTGTGTGAGACGTGTGTGGAGGCACACCAGCGGGTGAAGTACACCAAGGACCACACCGTGCGCTCCACTGGTATgcaaggcagaggggaaagccTTGGTTATCTTACGTTTGTTCTCAGCTGTTTATGGTGCTGGTTATCAAGGATGGATGGGTCTGGGGAGGTTTTTTGGAGGGTACCACTTGAAGGGTCTGAGGGCAGAACTCAGAAATGGGGAGTCTGGGGCTCAGGTGTGCACTCTCTCTGGGtgcaaggggaagggaaaaggccGCAGGGCAGGGGTGCACTGAGGGTTCAGGCAAGCTCATCATGGACACCTCCCCGCCTGCAGACTTACAGAGGATAAGGCCCCTGTATGTGAAGGAGCtcctgtatgtgtatgtatgtggtgGAGGGGTGGGCCTGGCCTCCCTGGCAACTTCCGTTCAGACTCCAGGGGAAACGAAGCCTCTGGTTGCAAGGGCCCTCAAGACCATCACGGAGAGTGAGTCTGAGAAGTGTTTTAATTTTGGGTCCCACGGGTCTAAAAGTTTAGCTGAGGAAGGTATTTGCGCAGTTTTCTGTAAGTGCTGGGGTTGGGACAGAAAAGGGCTTAGGAGTTTTCTGAGTTTATCCTACTCTTAgttccagaactttctgtgagTAGCCTTTTGGTAGTTAGGTTTTTGCTTCCCAGTCCTAGAGGATAGCATAGGCTGGATGGTAAGGATGGAGAGGGTAGCTGTGGGGGTGTGAGGAATCAGGAACGAAGGGCAGGAATTTGTAGGAGGTCCTGGGTTCAGGCAAAGGACAGAGTACAGGAAGTGGCATTGTTGAAGGACCCATGGTCTGGCTGATTTGTGTCTCAGTCATATATCTTGGGCAGGGATGGTATAGCCAGGGTGTAATTGGGATTGAGTAGGAAAGAGGGATAGATGCTCTCAAGCAGCTTTGTAATGGTGacaggttggggggtggggtggtgtgtACCAGGACTCTCCCCGCAGAGGGGACCCGATGCCTTTGTGAGGATTTTGGTCTGACATTTCAGCTCTCCTGTCCTGAGAAGGCTTTGCAAGCCCTGGATCCCTTGTAGGCCCTTTGGGTTATAAGAGGTCTGTGGACTTCTCTTACTTCAGAGAGGGGAGGTCACCAAAGCATAGTTTTTAAGGGAGCTATACTTGAACTGTGTCTCTAGTCcctgatttgctttctgtctgtGCCATCAAGCAAACATTGTCTCCTGTGCTTATAGCCAGAATTCCCTTTTCTGCTGGACAGAACGTACTGCAGGTGGGGGAGGAATTGAGCCCAGTGGGGATTTTCAAGGTGGAGGAGCTCTATAGTGTGTCCACTTGGGGAAGGTTCTAGTAGCCAGAATAGCGAGTGGGAGGTCCCTGCCAGTCTTCAGACTTTGATGTCCAGGTCAGAAGCTGGGAGGAGGGAGTTGTTCTCCAGGTCAGACTTGGGGCAGAGTGCTTTGAGAGGAAGGATTTGGGCCTATAGGCCTGTGCTTTTCTCTGGCCACTGCTACAGGGCCCTTGAGTTTTCCCAAAGGCAGCCCAGGGTTGCAGGACAGGCAGGAAGTGAGGCCTTaagttttgtttactgtttaagATGGCAATAGCTGAGGATGAGGTTCAGCGTCATGGTTTCTATTCCCAGGGCCAGCCAAGTCACGGGACGGTGAGCGCACAGTATATTGCAACGTGCACAAGCACGAGCCCCTTGTGTTGTTCTGTGAGAGCTGTGACACCCTCACTTGCCGGGACTGCCAGCTCAATGCCCATAAGGACCACCAGTGAGTACTGGGAATGCTGGTGGGTGCTGCTTGTTCTTCCTATGTTCAGCACCCAGGCTCTCTTTTGTCTGCTCTCAGATACCAGTTCCTGGAAGATGCAGTGAGGAACCAGCGCAAGCTCCTGGCCTCGCTGGTGAAGCGCCTCGGGGACAAGCATGCAACGCTGCAGAAGAATACCAAGGAGGTTCGCAGCTCGTAAGTGTGGAAGCCAGGACCACAGTTGGGGGCAGGCCTGGGGGAGCATCTTCCTGAACTGGTTCACCCTGCCCCCTCCAGGATCCGCCAAGTGTCTGACGTACAGAAGCGTGTGCAGGTGGACGTTAAGATGGCCATCTTGCAGATCATGAAGGAACTGAACAAGCGGGGCCGTGTGCTGGTCAATGATGCCCAGGTACACCCTGTCTGAGCCGGGGAGGGGATTTTGGGTCCCATCTGCTGGCTGCCGACTGCATCTGTGATGGGAGGGCCTTGGGGACTGGCACCTCCGTTGGCTGTTACTGCCATTTTTGATGTCTTCTCTTTTTCACTGCTTCTCTTCTCTACCTGCAGAAGGTGACTGAAGGGCAGCAGGAGCGCCTGGAGCGACAACACTGGACCATGACCAAGATCCAGAAGCACCAGGAACACATCCTGCGCTTTGCCTCCTGGGCTCTGGAGAGTGACAACAACACGGCCTTGCTGCTCTCCAAGAAGCTGGTGTGTGCTGGTGGGCACTCAGGTGGTGGGTTCCAGGCAGGTGCCACCCAGCACCCTGAAGCCGTGTTTGCTATGTGTTCATGCACTGCCCCATCTGCAGATCTACTTCCAGCTGCATCGGGCCCTCAAGATGATTGTGGACCCTGTGGAGCCACATGGCGAGATGAAGTTCCAGTGGGACCTTAATGCCTGGACCAAGAGTGCAGAGGCTTTTGGTGTGTTCTTTTGTTAACTTCTTGCATATTGGTGCCATTCCAGAAAGTGGGTGTTCTGAcgctgattttatttcatttttgcagGGAAGATTGTGGCTGAGCGTCCTGGCACCAACTCAACAGGCCCTACATCCATGGCCCCCCCTAGGGCTCCAGGGCCCTTGAGCAAACAGGGCTCTGGCAGTAGCCAGGTGAgttggggttgggtgggggatcctggtaggggagggaggggcatggGGTCCTATGGGACACCTGCCCACTGAGGTCTGCCTACTTTGCCCACAGCCCATGGAGGTGCAGGAAGGCTatggctttggctcaggtgagTACCTTGTAGGTGGGAGAGCTTCATTGCTTTAGGTCTGTCCCTAATCTGCTGTATCTTTCTTTTCTGAGCAGACGATCCTTACTCAAGTGCAGAGCCGCATGTGTCAGGTGTGAAGCGGTGAGTTGGCTGTCCTTTGGTTTAGCCAGGTGGGCATAGGGATGGGTGTGCTAACACCGTGCTGCACCTGCACCCACAGGTCCCGCTCAGGTGAGGGCGAGGTGAGTGGCCTCATGCGCAAGGTGCCACGGGTAAGCCTCGAGCGCTTGGACCTGGATCTCACAGCTGATAGTCAGCCACCAGTTTTCAAGGTCTTCCCAGGCAGCACCACTGAGGATTACAATCTCATTGTTATTGAGCGTGGAGcggcagctgctgctgctggacaGCCTGGGACTGCTCCACCTGGGGCCCCTGGTGCCCCGCCACTGCCTGGCATGGCCATAGTCAAGGTGAGCCTGCCTCAAGTGATTGTGACTGGGAGATGAACACCTAGGTCTGCACCCTGCCGAACACCTCTTACTACCTCCTTgcaggaggaagagacagaggctgCCATTGGAGCCCCGCCTACTGCCACTGAGGGCCCTGAGACCAAGCCTGTGCTGATGGCCCTGGCGGAGGGCCCCGGTGCTGAGGGCCCCCGCCTGGCCTCACCCAGTGGCAGCACCAGTTCAGGTCTAGAAGTGGTGGCTCCAGAGGGCACTTCAGCCCCAGCAGGTGGCCCAGGTTCCCT
This region includes:
- the TRIM28 gene encoding LOW QUALITY PROTEIN: transcription intermediary factor 1-beta (The sequence of the model RefSeq protein was modified relative to this genomic sequence to represent the inferred CDS: deleted 1 base in 1 codon) produces the protein MAASAAAASAAAAAAASGSPGPGEGSAGGEKRAAASSAASAAAGAASASASSPAGGGGEALELLEHCGVCRERLRPEREPRLLPCLHSACSACLGPPAPAAANSSGDGGAAGDGAVVDCPVCKQQCFSKDIVENYFMRDSGSKAAADSQDANQCCTSCEDNAPATSYCVECSEPLCETCVEAHQRVKYTKDHTVRSTGPAKSRDGERTVYCNVHKHEPLVLFCESCDTLTCRDCQLNAHKDHQYQFLEDAVRNQRKLLASLVKRLGDKHATLQKNTKEVRSSIRQVSDVQKRVQVDVKMAILQIMKELNKRGRVLVNDAQKVTEGQQERLERQHWTMTKIQKHQEHILRFASWALESDNNTALLLSKKLIYFQLHRALKMIVDPVEPHGEMKFQWDLNAWTKSAEAFGKIVAERPGTNSTGPTSMAPPRAPGPLSKQGSGSSQPMEVQEGYGFGSDDPYSSAEPHVSGVKRSRSGEGEVSGLMRKVPRVSLERLDLDLTADSQPPVFKVFPGSTTEDYNLIVIERGAAAAAAGQPGTAPPGAPGAPPLPGMAIVKEEETEAAIGAPPTATEGPETKPVLMALAEGPGAEGPRLASPSGSTSSGLEVVAPEGTSAPAGGPGSLDDSATICRVCQKPGDLVMCNQCEFCFHLDCHLPALQDVPGEEWSCSLCHVLPDLKEEDGSLSLDGGDSTGVVAKLSPANQQKCERVLLALFCHEPCRPLHQLATDSTFSLDQPGGTLDLTLIRARLQEKLSPPYSSPQEFAQDVGRMFKQFNKLTEDKADVQSIIGLQRFFETRMNEAFGDTKFSAVLVEPPPLSLPGAGLSAQELSSGPGDGP